A part of Streptantibioticus cattleyicolor NRRL 8057 = DSM 46488 genomic DNA contains:
- a CDS encoding alpha/beta hydrolase family protein has product MEPVFVLIHSPSVGPSTWQPVAERLRAAGRRVRVPSLARAGAGAPPFWPRAVEAVRDGLGDVPADQPLVLVAHSNAGLFLPAVRAGLDHPVAGSVFVDAALPARTGPTPVAPPELLDFLRPLAVDGVLPRWTDWYDEADVAPMFPDPATRKAVEAEEPALPLSYYQQRIPVPVGWDDHPCSYLLFGPPYDGLADEARARGWRVGHLPGAHLHQLVDPDGTAGHILRLTAGHG; this is encoded by the coding sequence ATGGAACCGGTCTTCGTCCTGATACACAGCCCCTCGGTGGGCCCGTCGACCTGGCAGCCCGTCGCGGAGCGGTTGCGCGCGGCCGGACGCCGGGTGCGGGTGCCGTCGCTGGCCCGGGCCGGTGCGGGGGCGCCGCCGTTCTGGCCCCGGGCCGTCGAAGCCGTCCGGGACGGCCTCGGCGATGTCCCGGCGGACCAACCGCTGGTGCTCGTCGCGCACAGCAACGCCGGGCTCTTCCTCCCCGCCGTCCGCGCGGGCCTGGACCACCCGGTGGCCGGTTCGGTCTTCGTCGACGCCGCGCTGCCCGCCCGCACCGGGCCCACCCCGGTGGCCCCGCCCGAACTGCTGGACTTCCTGCGCCCGTTGGCGGTCGACGGCGTCCTGCCCCGCTGGACCGACTGGTACGACGAGGCGGACGTCGCCCCGATGTTCCCCGACCCCGCGACCCGTAAGGCCGTCGAGGCGGAGGAGCCCGCCCTGCCGCTGTCCTACTACCAGCAGCGGATCCCGGTCCCCGTCGGCTGGGACGACCACCCCTGCTCCTACCTGCTGTTCGGCCCGCCGTACGACGGCCTCGCCGACGAGGCGCGGGCGCGCGGCTGGCGCGTCGGCCACCTGCCGGGCGCGCACCTGCACCAGCTCGTCGACCCGGACGGCACGGCCGGCCACATTCTCCGGCTCACCGCCGGCCACGGGTGA
- the acpP gene encoding acyl carrier protein yields the protein MDDGMDDGMFERVVACVVEVLQVPPREVVADAAFTDDLGATSLTLVEVVMALEEEFGVEVPEAEVERVRTVGDACDLVRGLS from the coding sequence ATGGACGACGGGATGGACGACGGGATGTTCGAGCGGGTCGTCGCGTGCGTGGTGGAGGTGCTCCAGGTGCCGCCGCGGGAGGTGGTGGCCGACGCGGCCTTCACCGACGACCTGGGGGCGACCAGCCTGACCCTGGTGGAGGTGGTCATGGCGCTGGAGGAGGAGTTCGGCGTCGAGGTGCCGGAGGCCGAGGTGGAACGGGTACGGACCGTGGGCGACGCCTGCGACCTGGTGCGCGGGCTGTCGTGA
- a CDS encoding beta-ketoacyl-[acyl-carrier-protein] synthase family protein, with translation MGSVLAAGVGAGALWRALLEPPPPGHRPVAGWDPSPWLDRVEARHADRFTQFAVAAAELAVADAGHPRPAGRDAGVVLGTALAGVTTLEAQVLIRAERGGKRVSPFTVPMVMPNAAAATVSRRFGLRGPCETVTTACAAGTHAIGSAARLVAAGVCDTVLAGGTEAAMSDTVMAGFHTMRALSATGRARPFDAGRDGFVVAEGAAVLVLEAWETALERGARVHAEVLGAASTADAHDLTAPLPDGSAAARCVTLALRDAGLAPAAIGQVNAHGTGTRQGDLAEARALTAVFGAQGPPVTSAKGATGHAFGASGALEATAVVLSLTHGLIPPVAGLVVPDPGLGPLDLVTGAPRRWTARPALSTSFGFGGHNGCLVLGPPPQGRCRAG, from the coding sequence GTGGGCAGCGTGCTGGCCGCGGGCGTCGGGGCCGGCGCGCTGTGGCGGGCGCTGCTGGAGCCGCCGCCGCCCGGGCACCGTCCGGTGGCCGGCTGGGATCCGTCGCCGTGGCTCGATCGCGTCGAGGCCCGGCACGCGGACCGGTTCACCCAGTTCGCGGTGGCCGCGGCGGAGTTGGCCGTGGCGGACGCCGGACACCCCCGCCCGGCGGGGCGGGACGCGGGTGTGGTGCTCGGCACCGCGCTCGCCGGGGTGACCACGCTGGAGGCCCAGGTGCTGATCCGCGCGGAACGCGGGGGCAAGCGGGTCTCGCCGTTCACCGTTCCGATGGTGATGCCCAACGCGGCGGCGGCCACGGTGTCGCGGCGGTTCGGACTGCGGGGGCCGTGCGAGACGGTGACCACGGCGTGCGCGGCCGGTACGCACGCCATCGGCTCGGCGGCCCGGCTGGTCGCGGCCGGGGTGTGCGACACGGTGCTGGCCGGCGGCACCGAGGCCGCGATGAGCGACACGGTGATGGCCGGGTTCCACACCATGCGGGCGCTGTCGGCGACCGGCCGGGCCCGCCCCTTCGACGCCGGGCGGGACGGGTTCGTGGTCGCCGAGGGCGCGGCGGTGCTGGTGCTGGAGGCGTGGGAGACGGCGCTGGAGCGCGGCGCCCGGGTCCACGCCGAGGTGCTGGGCGCGGCCTCCACGGCGGACGCCCACGACCTGACCGCACCGCTGCCGGACGGCTCCGCGGCGGCCCGCTGCGTCACCCTCGCGCTGCGCGACGCCGGTCTCGCCCCGGCCGCGATCGGCCAGGTGAACGCGCACGGCACCGGCACCCGACAGGGCGACCTCGCCGAAGCCCGCGCGCTCACCGCGGTCTTCGGGGCCCAAGGGCCGCCGGTCACCTCGGCCAAGGGCGCCACCGGACACGCCTTCGGGGCGAGCGGCGCCCTGGAGGCGACCGCCGTCGTGCTCTCCCTGACGCACGGCCTGATCCCCCCGGTCGCCGGCCTCGTCGTACCCGACCCCGGCCTCGGCCCCCTCGACCTGGTCACCGGCGCCCCCCGCCGCTGGACCGCCCGGCCCGCCCTGTCCACCTCCTTCGGCTTCGGCGGCCACAACGGCTGCCTCGTCCTCGGCCCGCCCCCGCAAGGCCGGTGCCGTGCGGGGTGA
- a CDS encoding 8-amino-7-oxononanoate synthase has translation MRGEAVFDWLADTARRRERAGLRRTARARGPVGSGVNLSGNDYLGLARHPEVCAAAAEACRVWGAGSTGSRLVTGTTALHEELEERLARFCGTEAALVFSSGYLANVGALTALCRPGSLVVMDGHAHASLIDGGRLSGAAVAETAHGELAAVEDVLARRRQRRAVVVTESVFSVDGDAADLAGLLGVARRHGAALLVDEAHALGVVGERGRGALAGAGLAGETDVVMTTTLSKALGAQGGAVLGSRRVVEHVLNSARSFLFDTGLAPGCAGGALAALRLLEREPGRAVRVREVAARLREGLAAAGLTVTAGGAAVVSVRAESARAAVAWQENCRAAGVEVSCFRPPSVPDRFSRLRLTARADLTDEEVARAVSVIAAARPDD, from the coding sequence GTGCGGGGTGAGGCGGTCTTCGACTGGCTGGCGGACACCGCGCGGCGCAGGGAGCGGGCGGGGCTGCGGCGGACGGCCCGGGCGCGCGGACCGGTCGGGTCGGGGGTCAACCTGTCGGGCAACGACTACCTGGGGCTCGCCCGCCATCCCGAGGTGTGCGCCGCGGCGGCGGAGGCGTGCCGGGTGTGGGGGGCCGGGTCGACCGGGTCGCGGCTGGTGACCGGGACGACCGCGCTGCACGAGGAGTTGGAGGAACGGCTCGCCCGGTTCTGCGGGACCGAGGCCGCGCTGGTCTTCTCCTCGGGCTATCTGGCCAACGTCGGGGCGCTGACCGCGTTGTGCCGTCCGGGGAGCCTGGTGGTGATGGACGGCCACGCGCACGCCTCGCTGATCGACGGCGGACGGCTGTCGGGGGCCGCGGTGGCGGAGACGGCGCACGGCGAACTGGCCGCCGTGGAGGACGTGTTGGCGCGGCGGCGGCAGCGGCGGGCGGTGGTGGTCACCGAGTCGGTGTTCTCCGTGGACGGGGACGCGGCCGATCTCGCCGGGCTGCTCGGCGTCGCCCGCCGGCACGGGGCGGCGCTGCTGGTGGACGAGGCCCACGCGCTGGGCGTGGTGGGCGAACGGGGGCGCGGCGCGCTGGCCGGGGCGGGGCTGGCCGGGGAGACGGACGTGGTGATGACGACCACGTTGTCGAAGGCGCTCGGGGCGCAGGGCGGGGCGGTGCTCGGGTCCCGCCGGGTCGTGGAGCACGTGCTCAACAGCGCGCGGAGTTTCCTGTTCGACACCGGTCTGGCGCCCGGGTGCGCGGGCGGCGCGCTGGCCGCGTTGCGGTTGCTGGAACGGGAGCCGGGGCGGGCCGTGCGGGTGCGGGAGGTGGCGGCCCGGTTGCGGGAGGGGCTGGCGGCGGCGGGGCTGACGGTGACCGCGGGGGGCGCCGCGGTGGTGTCGGTGCGGGCGGAGTCGGCCCGGGCGGCGGTCGCGTGGCAGGAGAACTGCCGGGCCGCCGGGGTGGAGGTGAGCTGCTTCCGGCCGCCGTCGGTGCCGGACCGCTTCTCCCGGCTGCGGCTGACCGCCCGCGCGGATCTGACCGACGAGGAGGTGGCGCGGGCGGTGTCGGTGATCGCCGCGGCCCGGCCGGACGATTGA
- a CDS encoding cytochrome P450, which translates to MEHTSRTGPAGAGCPASGLFTAAFTADPWPVYARLRRTAPVHRDPATGLWLVSRYHDVRRVLLDPVRFRPDNTLDAVVRLSVPALRELAAAGFDLPPTLANNGSPGHAGLRRLVGRLLSGGRVAAAVPLVTRLAERHLDRVEAELAAHGRCDLVAALTRDLPFAVMLEVLGLRADVEADDGVDLATLARWNDASLELFWGFPERSRQPRLARLAAGFHRWLGTLADRAEQARPGLLGLLAGHRHPDGTPLDRREIVAVCYFMVIAGQATTGQMLATMLLRALHDRVLWPRLGREPGLAALWAEEMLRREPPLTTWRRITAGPAEIGGVQLPPGAPLLLLLAATGSDPVVFDAPEELRPGRPRGREHLSFGIGRHRCPGAALARMEAEVVLRSVSARLPTLRPVRPPGETPLLGLLSFRAPTEVLVERS; encoded by the coding sequence GTGGAGCACACCAGCCGCACCGGGCCCGCCGGGGCCGGATGCCCGGCGTCCGGCCTGTTCACGGCCGCCTTCACCGCCGACCCCTGGCCGGTCTACGCCCGGCTCCGGCGCACCGCACCGGTGCACCGCGACCCCGCCACCGGTCTGTGGCTGGTCAGCCGCTACCACGACGTACGGCGGGTGCTGCTCGACCCGGTCCGCTTCCGGCCGGACAACACCCTCGACGCGGTGGTGCGCCTGTCGGTGCCCGCGCTGCGCGAACTGGCCGCCGCGGGGTTCGACCTGCCGCCCACGCTGGCCAACAACGGCTCGCCGGGCCACGCGGGGCTGCGCCGGCTGGTCGGCCGGCTGCTCTCCGGCGGCCGGGTCGCCGCCGCGGTGCCCCTGGTGACCCGGCTCGCCGAACGCCACCTGGACCGGGTGGAGGCGGAGTTGGCCGCGCACGGCCGCTGCGACCTGGTGGCCGCCCTCACCCGTGACCTGCCGTTCGCCGTCATGCTCGAAGTGCTCGGCCTGCGCGCCGACGTCGAGGCGGACGACGGGGTCGACCTGGCCACCCTGGCCCGCTGGAACGACGCCTCCCTGGAGCTGTTCTGGGGCTTCCCGGAGCGCTCCCGGCAGCCCCGACTGGCCCGGCTCGCGGCCGGTTTCCACCGCTGGCTCGGCACGCTCGCCGACCGCGCCGAGCAGGCCCGGCCGGGCCTGCTCGGACTGCTCGCCGGCCACCGGCACCCGGACGGCACCCCGCTGGACCGGCGGGAGATCGTCGCGGTCTGCTACTTCATGGTCATCGCCGGTCAGGCGACCACCGGCCAGATGCTCGCCACCATGCTGCTGCGCGCCCTGCACGACCGCGTGCTGTGGCCGCGACTGGGCCGCGAACCGGGGCTCGCCGCGCTGTGGGCCGAGGAGATGCTGCGCCGCGAGCCGCCGCTGACCACCTGGCGCCGGATCACCGCGGGCCCCGCCGAGATCGGCGGCGTCCAACTCCCGCCCGGCGCCCCGCTGTTGCTTCTGCTCGCCGCCACCGGATCGGACCCCGTGGTCTTCGACGCCCCCGAGGAGCTGCGTCCCGGCCGCCCGCGCGGCCGGGAGCACCTGTCGTTCGGCATCGGACGCCACCGGTGCCCGGGCGCCGCGCTGGCGCGGATGGAGGCCGAGGTGGTGCTGCGGTCGGTCTCGGCACGGCTGCCCACGCTGCGCCCGGTGCGCCCGCCCGGCGAGACGCCGCTGCTCGGACTGCTGTCGTTCCGGGCGCCCACCGAGGTGCTGGTCGAACGAAGCTGA
- the bioB gene encoding biotin synthase BioB, with translation MQLLDTLVGKALRRETPTREEALAVLRTEDDDLLDVVAAAFRVRHHYFGRRVKLNYLVNLKSGLCPEDCSYCSQRLGSRADVLKYTWLAPEEAARTASAGISAGAKRVCLVASGRGPSDRDIHRVADTIAAIRRDNPGVEVCACLGLLGEGQAEQLGEAGADAYNHNLNTAGDRYADICTTHTYQDRVGTVDQARAAGLSPCSGLIAGMGESDEDLVDVALSLRTLDPDSVPVNFLMPFEGTPLESEWTLTPQRCLRILAMVRFVCPDVEVRIGGGREIHLRSLQPLALHIANSLFLGDYLTSEGQPGAADLAMIRDAGFRIEGTGETTMPAHRKDAVTPRKRGAGTALPPNV, from the coding sequence ATGCAACTACTCGACACCCTCGTCGGCAAGGCGTTACGCCGCGAAACCCCCACGCGCGAGGAGGCCCTGGCCGTCCTGCGCACCGAGGACGACGACCTCCTCGACGTGGTCGCCGCCGCCTTCCGGGTACGCCACCACTACTTCGGCCGCCGGGTCAAGCTCAACTACCTGGTGAACCTCAAGAGCGGGCTGTGCCCGGAGGACTGCTCGTACTGCTCGCAGCGCCTCGGCTCCCGCGCGGACGTGCTCAAGTACACCTGGTTGGCGCCCGAGGAGGCGGCCCGCACCGCGTCCGCGGGGATCTCGGCGGGCGCCAAACGGGTCTGCCTGGTGGCCAGCGGACGCGGCCCCAGCGACCGCGACATCCACCGGGTCGCCGACACCATCGCCGCCATCCGCCGCGACAACCCCGGCGTGGAGGTCTGCGCCTGCCTCGGCCTGCTCGGCGAGGGCCAGGCGGAACAGCTCGGCGAGGCGGGCGCGGACGCCTACAACCACAACCTCAACACCGCCGGCGACCGGTACGCCGACATCTGCACCACCCACACCTACCAGGACCGGGTCGGTACGGTCGACCAGGCCCGGGCGGCCGGGCTGTCGCCCTGCTCCGGCCTGATCGCCGGCATGGGGGAGAGCGACGAGGACCTGGTGGACGTCGCCCTGTCGCTGCGCACCCTGGACCCCGACTCGGTGCCGGTCAACTTCCTGATGCCGTTCGAGGGCACCCCGCTGGAGAGCGAGTGGACCCTCACCCCGCAGCGGTGCCTGCGCATTCTGGCCATGGTCCGCTTCGTCTGCCCCGACGTGGAGGTACGGATCGGCGGCGGGCGCGAGATCCATCTGCGCTCCCTGCAACCGCTGGCGCTGCACATCGCCAACTCCCTCTTCCTGGGCGACTACCTGACCAGCGAGGGCCAGCCGGGCGCCGCCGACCTGGCGATGATCCGCGACGCCGGCTTCCGGATCGAGGGCACGGGCGAGACCACCATGCCCGCCCACCGCAAGGACGCGGTCACCCCGCGCAAACGCGGCGCCGGCACCGCCCTGCCGCCCAACGTCTGA
- the bioD gene encoding dethiobiotin synthase — translation MALLAVSGTGTEVGKTVTTAAVAALARAAGRRVAAVKPAQTGLAPGQDGDLAEVCRLAGPVTVRELARYPEPLAPDTAARRAGLPTVPLPAAADALRILEAEHDLVLCEGAGGLLARFDEQGWTLADLARELGIRVLVVAAPGLGTLNATALTTEALDRRGIRCAGVVIGSWPARPDLAMRCNLHDLPRMSGAPLAGVLPADMAALDRAAFLRAARTGLGPALGGEFDADAFTARHAP, via the coding sequence ATGGCACTGCTGGCCGTCAGCGGAACCGGCACCGAGGTGGGCAAGACCGTCACCACGGCCGCGGTGGCCGCGCTCGCCCGCGCCGCCGGACGCCGGGTGGCCGCCGTCAAACCCGCCCAGACCGGACTGGCCCCCGGGCAGGACGGCGACCTCGCCGAGGTGTGCCGGCTCGCCGGACCCGTCACCGTACGCGAACTCGCCCGCTACCCCGAGCCGTTGGCGCCGGACACCGCCGCGCGCCGGGCCGGGCTGCCGACCGTCCCGCTCCCGGCGGCGGCCGACGCGCTGCGTATTTTGGAGGCCGAACACGACCTGGTGCTCTGCGAGGGCGCCGGCGGACTGCTGGCCCGCTTCGACGAACAGGGGTGGACCCTCGCCGACCTCGCCCGCGAACTGGGCATCCGGGTCCTGGTGGTCGCCGCGCCGGGGCTGGGCACCCTCAACGCCACCGCGCTGACCACCGAGGCCCTGGACCGCCGCGGCATCCGCTGCGCGGGCGTGGTGATCGGCAGCTGGCCGGCCCGCCCCGACCTGGCGATGCGGTGCAACCTCCACGACCTGCCGCGGATGTCCGGCGCCCCGCTGGCCGGGGTGCTCCCCGCGGACATGGCCGCGCTGGACCGCGCCGCCTTCCTGCGGGCCGCGCGCACCGGGCTCGGACCCGCGCTCGGCGGCGAGTTCGACGCGGACGCGTTCACCGCGCGCCACGCGCCCTGA
- a CDS encoding zinc-dependent alcohol dehydrogenase family protein — translation MLRCVVRSFGPAARVVATEEYRPPEPGPGEVAVRMALAAVNPSDLLTVSGAYASRTVLPFVPGFEGVGVVAAVGPGVTGLVPGERVLPLGSAGAWQQIKVTEARWCFPVLPELTDEQAATSYINPLTAWRMTRRYVPAPAAVVVNAAGSAIGRMIVRMLNRAGTEPVAVVRHPRGYQRLAGLRTAAVVCTANEPVRRALPEAVRAAAGGVAPAVVLDAVGGAEGAALARALAPGGTLVHYGLLSGRPLPPALAAERPDVRVVLFRLRDWVHSAGRDEVERALTEVQRLVADGTAASAVAHVVPLAEVRRAIGLEAAPGRPGKVLLRIG, via the coding sequence GTGCTCAGATGCGTCGTCCGCAGCTTCGGCCCGGCCGCGCGGGTGGTCGCCACCGAGGAGTACCGGCCGCCCGAGCCGGGGCCGGGCGAGGTCGCCGTGCGGATGGCGCTGGCCGCCGTCAACCCCTCGGACCTGCTGACCGTTTCCGGGGCGTACGCCTCCCGTACCGTGCTGCCGTTCGTGCCCGGTTTCGAGGGGGTGGGGGTGGTGGCGGCCGTCGGCCCGGGGGTGACCGGCCTGGTGCCCGGGGAGCGGGTGCTGCCGCTGGGCAGCGCGGGGGCGTGGCAGCAGATCAAGGTCACCGAGGCCCGCTGGTGCTTCCCGGTGCTGCCGGAACTCACCGACGAGCAGGCGGCCACCTCCTACATCAACCCGCTCACCGCCTGGCGGATGACGCGCCGGTACGTGCCCGCCCCGGCCGCCGTGGTCGTCAACGCGGCCGGCTCCGCCATCGGCCGCATGATCGTCCGCATGCTCAACCGGGCCGGCACCGAGCCGGTCGCCGTCGTCCGCCACCCCCGCGGGTACCAGCGGCTGGCCGGGCTGCGCACCGCGGCCGTGGTGTGCACCGCCAACGAGCCGGTGCGCCGGGCGCTGCCCGAGGCGGTCCGGGCGGCGGCCGGCGGCGTGGCGCCGGCGGTGGTGCTCGACGCGGTCGGCGGCGCGGAGGGGGCCGCGCTGGCCCGCGCGCTCGCCCCGGGCGGCACGCTGGTCCACTACGGGCTGCTCTCCGGCCGCCCCCTGCCGCCCGCCCTCGCCGCCGAACGCCCCGACGTGCGCGTGGTGTTGTTCCGGCTGCGCGACTGGGTGCACTCGGCCGGACGCGACGAGGTCGAGCGGGCCCTCACCGAGGTGCAGCGGCTGGTCGCCGACGGCACGGCGGCCTCGGCGGTGGCGCACGTGGTGCCGCTGGCCGAGGTGCGGCGGGCGATCGGCCTGGAGGCGGCGCCGGGGCGGCCGGGCAAGGTGCTGCTGCGCATCGGGTGA
- a CDS encoding acyl-CoA thioesterase, producing MRLRVPFSDVDMHGHVHNGVYFAYVETALNEFLRLGGLSGRFDPRHNDVVYHVRKAELVYHAPAGFEDELDVTPRVARIGDSSLTFAVAVTRAGDGTPVADATVVWVCVDRATGRTTPVPDATRAALAATAGEDR from the coding sequence GTGCGGTTACGTGTGCCCTTCTCCGACGTGGACATGCACGGCCATGTGCACAACGGGGTCTACTTCGCGTACGTCGAGACCGCGCTCAACGAGTTCCTGCGCCTCGGCGGGCTCTCCGGCCGCTTCGACCCTCGCCACAACGACGTCGTCTACCACGTGCGCAAGGCGGAGTTGGTCTACCACGCCCCGGCCGGCTTCGAGGACGAACTCGACGTCACCCCGCGCGTGGCCCGCATCGGTGACAGCAGTCTGACGTTCGCGGTGGCGGTGACCCGGGCCGGGGACGGCACACCGGTGGCCGACGCCACCGTGGTGTGGGTCTGCGTGGACCGCGCCACCGGTCGCACCACGCCCGTCCCGGACGCCACCCGCGCCGCGCTGGCGGCCACCGCCGGCGAGGACCGGTGA
- a CDS encoding energy-coupling factor ABC transporter ATP-binding protein → MRITLDDVTVRFGDRTVLDGVSLDLTEHRVGVIGPNGSGKSTLARLLNGLVTPSRGTVRVDGLSTAEHARAVRRRVGFVFQNPDNQIVLPVVAEDMAFGLRNTGVPRKEIPARVERQLARFGVAGLAERPSHALSGGEKQLVALASVLVMEPDTVVFDEPTTLLDLRNRNLIRSYIDAMPQQAVVVTHDLELLCGYDRVLVVDEGRIVHDGKPLTAVPWYVEHCS, encoded by the coding sequence GTGCGGATCACCCTGGACGACGTCACCGTCCGCTTCGGCGACCGCACCGTGCTCGACGGCGTCAGCCTCGACCTGACCGAGCACCGCGTCGGCGTCATCGGCCCCAACGGCTCCGGCAAGAGCACGCTGGCCCGCCTCCTCAACGGCCTGGTCACCCCCAGCCGGGGCACGGTACGGGTGGACGGGCTGAGCACCGCCGAGCACGCGCGGGCGGTCCGGCGGCGGGTCGGCTTCGTCTTCCAGAACCCGGACAACCAGATCGTGCTGCCGGTGGTCGCCGAGGACATGGCGTTCGGGCTGCGCAACACCGGGGTGCCGCGCAAGGAGATCCCGGCCCGGGTGGAGCGGCAGCTGGCCCGGTTCGGGGTGGCCGGGCTGGCGGAGCGGCCCAGCCACGCGCTCAGCGGCGGGGAAAAACAACTCGTCGCGCTGGCCTCGGTGTTGGTGATGGAGCCGGACACCGTGGTCTTCGACGAGCCGACCACCCTGCTCGACCTGCGCAACCGCAACCTCATCCGGTCCTACATCGACGCCATGCCGCAGCAGGCGGTGGTGGTCACCCACGACCTGGAACTGCTCTGCGGCTACGACCGGGTGCTGGTGGTGGACGAGGGGCGGATCGTCCACGACGGCAAGCCGCTGACGGCGGTGCCCTGGTACGTGGAGCACTGCTCATGA
- a CDS encoding CbiQ family ECF transporter T component — MSAPLTLYVPGDTPLHRVPAGWKVAALPLTGVALFLVDAPVVLAPCAAVAALALGSVRAPRQRLARHLAGPLVVLVLVVAAALVFQSAATAATVGLRLLALLLAALTVTFTTRTADMLDVLDRVLRPLERTRLVNAAAVSLAVSLALRFIPEAFHRYREIREAQAARGLSGSPLALLVPLVVRVLKAADEIAAAVDARCFPPSRTPLSEEGGR, encoded by the coding sequence ATGAGCGCGCCGCTGACGCTGTACGTGCCGGGTGACACCCCGTTGCACCGGGTGCCGGCCGGGTGGAAGGTGGCGGCGCTGCCGCTCACCGGGGTCGCGCTGTTCCTGGTGGACGCGCCGGTGGTGCTGGCGCCGTGCGCGGCGGTGGCCGCGCTGGCGCTGGGGTCGGTGCGGGCGCCGAGGCAGCGGCTGGCTCGCCATCTGGCCGGCCCGCTCGTGGTGCTGGTGCTGGTGGTGGCGGCGGCGCTGGTCTTCCAGTCGGCGGCGACCGCGGCCACCGTGGGGCTGCGGCTGCTGGCGCTGCTGCTGGCGGCGCTGACGGTCACCTTCACCACGCGTACGGCGGACATGCTGGACGTGCTGGACCGGGTGTTGCGTCCGCTGGAGCGCACCCGGCTGGTGAACGCGGCGGCGGTCTCGCTCGCGGTGTCGCTGGCGCTGCGCTTCATCCCCGAGGCGTTCCACCGCTACCGGGAGATCCGCGAGGCGCAGGCGGCCCGGGGGCTCTCCGGCAGTCCGCTGGCGCTGCTGGTGCCGTTGGTGGTGCGGGTGCTGAAGGCGGCGGACGAGATCGCGGCGGCGGTGGACGCGCGCTGCTTCCCGCCGTCCCGTACCCCGTTGTCCGAGGAGGGCGGCCGATGA
- a CDS encoding biotin transporter BioY: MTGRGGRRHLETRDIVLIALFCAVIVALGLVPPLDVGIASVPITMQTLGVMLAGSVLGPVRGAGACALVVLLTIAGLPVLAGGRGGFGVIPGPTGGYLLGWIPGAFVTGLLVTVVAVRRRSCLGQRLATLAACLVGGILVVYALGVPWTAAVTGLSLRQSAVGALYYLPGDVAKAVVAALVSYQVRRSYPIERR, encoded by the coding sequence ATGACCGGGCGGGGCGGGCGTCGTCACCTGGAGACCAGGGACATCGTGCTGATCGCGTTGTTCTGCGCGGTCATCGTGGCGCTGGGGCTGGTGCCGCCGCTGGACGTGGGGATCGCCTCGGTGCCGATCACCATGCAGACGCTGGGGGTGATGCTGGCCGGCAGCGTGCTGGGGCCGGTGCGGGGGGCCGGGGCGTGCGCGCTGGTGGTGCTGCTGACCATCGCCGGGCTGCCGGTGCTGGCCGGCGGGCGGGGCGGCTTCGGGGTGATCCCCGGGCCGACCGGGGGCTATCTGCTGGGCTGGATCCCGGGGGCGTTCGTCACCGGGCTGCTGGTCACCGTGGTCGCGGTACGCCGCCGCAGCTGCCTGGGCCAGCGACTGGCCACGCTGGCGGCCTGTCTGGTCGGCGGGATCCTGGTCGTCTACGCGCTGGGGGTGCCGTGGACGGCGGCGGTGACCGGGCTGAGCCTGCGCCAGTCGGCGGTGGGCGCGCTGTACTACCTGCCGGGTGACGTGGCCAAGGCGGTGGTAGCGGCGCTGGTCTCGTACCAGGTGCGCAGGTCCTACCCGATCGAGCGGAGGTGA